One region of Miscanthus floridulus cultivar M001 chromosome 19, ASM1932011v1, whole genome shotgun sequence genomic DNA includes:
- the LOC136527440 gene encoding tyrosine-sulfated glycopeptide receptor 1-like isoform X1, producing the protein MFLHHIPLPFFLGEQDEESSTPPERASSYFFFPHAVVERTSGSLASQSPKSKLSVSASCRTFHERIMPSLNLLRSSTSASKLPVPFFGTALVVLLSFASLASSCTEQEKSSLIDFRDGLSQEGNGGLNMSWANSTDCCQWEGVNCGNGGVVTEVLLPSKGLKGRIPPSLSNLTGLLHLNLSCNSLYGSLPAELVFSSSIIILDVSFNSLSGPLQERQSPISGLPLKVLNISSNFFTGQLPSTTLQVMNNLVALNASNNSFTGPLPSSICSNAPSLAMLDLFLNDLSGTVSPEFGNCSKLTVLKAGRNNLTGGLPHEMFNATSLEHLSFPNNNLQGALDGSSLVKLSNLIFLDLGSNGLEGEMPDSIGQLGRLEELHLDNNLMIGELPSALSNCRSLKYITLRNNSFVGDLSRVNFTQMDLRTADFSLNKFSGRIPESIYACSNLIALRLAYNNFQGQFSPRIANLRSLSFLSVTNNSFTDITDALQNLNRCKNLTSLLIGTNFKGETIPQNAAIDGFQNLRVLTIDACPLVGTIPLWLSKLTKLEILDLSYNHLTGTIPSWINRLELLFFLDISSNRLTGDIPPELMDMPMLQSDKNAAKLDMKFLELPVFWTQSRQYRLLNAFPNVLNLCNNSLTGIIPQGIGQLKVLNVLNFSTNSLSGEIPQQICNLTNLQTLDLSNNQLTGELPTALSNLHFLSWFNVSNNDLEGPVPSGGQFNTFTNSSYIGNSKLCGPMLSVHCGPVEEPPASMKRRHKKTIFALALGVFFGGLAMLFLLGRLILFIRSTKSADRNKSSSNRDIEATSFNSVSEHIKGSILVMVPRGKGESNNITFNDILKATNNFDQQNIIGCGGNGLVYKAELPCGSKLAIKKLNGEMCLMEREFTAEVEALSMAQHENLVPLWGYCIQGNTRLLIYSFMENGSLDDWLHNKDNANSFLDWPIRLKIAQGAGRGLSYIHNTCNPNIVHRDIKSSNILLDREFNAYVADFGLARLILPYNTHVTTELVGTLGYIPPEYGQAWVATLRGDIYSFGVVLLELLTGKRPVQVLTKSKELVQWVREMRSQGKDIEVLDPALRGRGHDDQMLNVLEVACKCINHNPGLRPTIQEVVYCLETVVEPLQVQVQM; encoded by the coding sequence ATGTTTCTGCATCATATACCTTTGCCATTCTTCCTCGGGGAACAAGACGAGGAAAGCTCAACACCACCAGAAAGAGCAAGCAGCTACTTCTTCTTCCCCCATGCTGTCGTAGAAAGAACCTCTGGTTCTTTAGCTAGTCAGAGCCCAAAATCCAAATTGAGCGTCTCTGCGAGCTGCAGGACGTTTCATGAGAGAATCATGCCATCGCTGAATTTGCTACGCAGCAGCACTAGCGCCTCCAAATTACCCGTGCCTTTCTTTGGTACTGCCTTGGTGGTCCTCCTCTCTTTTGCATCCCTCGCCAGCTCCTGTACAGAGCAAGAGAAGAGCTCCCTCATCGACTTCCGAGATGGTCTCTCCCAGGAGGGCAATGGCGGCCTCAACATGTCGTGGGCCAACAGCACAGATTGCTGCCAATGGGAAGGAGTAAACTGCGGCAACGGTGGCGTGGTCACAGAAGTCTTGCTGCCTTCTAAAGGCCTCAAAGGGAGGATCCCACCATCTCTCAGCAATCTTACAGGGCTGCTGCATCTCAACCTGTCATGCAATTCACTCTACGGCAGTCTGCCAGCAGAATTGGTGTTCTCCAGCAGCATCATCATCTTGGATGTCAGCTTCAACAGCCTATCTGGTCCTCTGCAAGAGCGTCAGTCCCCAATTTCTGGCCTTCCTCTCAAGGTACTGAATATATCAAGTAACTTCTTTACAGGACAGTTACCATCCACAACACTGCAAGTGATGAACAATCTTGTCGCTCTTAATGCAAGCAACAACAGCTTTACAGGACCATTGCCATCCTCTATTTGCAGCAACGCCCCATCACTTGCCATGcttgatcttttcttaaatgACCTCAGTGGCACTGTTTCCCCAGAGTTTGGCAATTGCTCCAAGTTGACAGTACTCAAGGCTGGCCGCAACAACCTTACCGGAGGTCTACCCCATGAAATGTTCAATGCTACCTCATTGGAGCACCTCTCTTTTCCAAACAATAATTTGCAAGGGGCACTTGATGGTTCCAGCCTAGTCAAACTCAGTAATCTGATATTCCTTGACCTTGGATCAAATGGGCTTGAAGGAGAGATGCCAGATTCTATTGGGCAGCTGGGAAGATTGGAGGAGCTCCACTTAGACAACAACCTGATGATCGGAGAGCTGCCATCGGCCCTAAGTAACTGCAGAAGTCTCAAGTATATCACCCTCAGAAACAATAGTTTTGTGGGAGATCTTAGCAGAGTTAACTTCACCCAGATGGATCTGAGGACTGCAGATTTTTCACTGAACAAATTCAGTGGAAGAATTCCTGAAAGCATATATGCATGCAGTAATCTAATTGCTTTGCGATTGGCTTACAACAATTTTCAAGGCCAGTTCTCACCAAGAATAGCCAATCTCAGATCCCTTTCCTTCCTTTCAGTTACCAATAACTCATTTACAGATATCACAGATGCACTTCAGAATCTCAACAGATGCAAGAACCTTACCTCCTTGCTAATTGGAACCAACTTCAAAGGGGAAACCATACCACAGAATGCAGCAATTGATGGTTTTCAGAATCTTCGGGTCCTAACCATAGATGCATGCCCATTGGTTGGGACAATCCCTCTTTGGTTATCAAAACTCACAAAATTGGAGATATTAGATCTATCATACAATCACCTTACTGGAACAATACCATCCTGGATTAACAGGCTGGAACTCCTCTTCTTTCTGGACATATCAAGCAACAGGCTTACAGGGGATATCCCACCTGAATTGATGGACATGCCAATGCTACAATCTGACAAGAATGCTGCCAAGTTGGACATGAAGTTCCTTGAGTTACCTGTATTTTGGACACAATCGCGTCAATACCGTTTGCTCAATGCTTTCCCCAATGTATTGAATCTATGCAACAATAGCTTGACAGGCATAATTCCCCAAGGGATTGGTCAGTTGAAAGTGCTCAATGTCCTCAACTTTAGCACCAACAGCTTATCTGGAGAAATACCACAACAAATTTGCAACCTCACCAACCTGCAAACTCTAGACTTGTCAAATAACCAGCTCACAGGTGAACTACCAACTGCACTGAGTAATCTTCACTTCCTTTCTTGGTTCAATGTGTCTAACAACGACCTAGAAGGGCCAGTTCCAAGTGGAGGACAGTTTAATACCTTTACAAATTCTAGCTACATTGGAAATTCCAAGCTATGTGGTCCTATGCTCAGTGTCCATTGTGGCCCGGTAGAAGAACCTCCAGCCTCAATGAAAAGGAGGCACAAGAAGACCATCTTTGCGCTTGCCTTAGGTGTGTTCTTTGGAGGGCTTGCCATGCTTTTCTTGCTCGGACGTCTTATTCTGTTCATCAGAAGCACAAAATCTGCTGACAGAAACAAGAGCAGCAGCAACAGGGACATTGAAGCAACTTCATTCAACTCTGTTTCAGAGCACATAAAGGGAAGCATTTTGGTGATGGTACCTCGAGGAAAGGGAGAATCAAACAATATCACATTCAATGATATCTTGAAGGCCACAAATAATTTTGATCAGCAGAACATTATTGGTTGTGGAGGTAATGGTCTAGTCTATAAGGCTGAGCTACCTTGTGGATCCAAGCTTGCGATCAAGAAACTCAATGGAGAAATGTGTCTGATGGAAAGAGAATTCACAGCAGAGGTTGAAGCACTCTCTATGGCACAACATGAGAATCTTGTGCCACTATGGGGTTATTGTATCCAGGGAAACACGAGGCTCCTCATATATTCTTTCATGGAGAATGGGAGTCTTGATGATTGGCTTCACAACAAGGACAATGCCAACTCATTTCTTGATTGGCCAATAAGGCTCAAGATTGCACAAGGAGCAGGTCGGGGCCTTTCTTATATCCACAACACCTGCAACCCTAACATTGTTCATCGTGACATCAAGTCCAGCAACATCTTACTTGACAGAGAATTCAATGCTTATGTTGCTGATTTTGGCCTGGCAAGATTGATCCTTCCTTACAACACACATGTCACGACAGAGCTGGTAGGCACTCTGGGTTACATTCCTCCCGAGTATGGCCAGGCCTGGGTGGCCACACTGAGAGGTGATATATATAGTTTTGGAGTGGTCTTGCTTGAGCTGCTCACAGGGAAGAGGCCCGTCCAGGTTTTGACCAAGTCGAAGGAACTTGTCCAATGGGTAAGGGAGATGAGGTCCCAAGGAAAGGATATTGAGGTCTTGGATCCTGCTCTTAGAGGAAGAGGACATGACGACCAAATGCTGAATGTGCTTGAAGTAGCCTGTAAGTGCATCAACCACAATCCTGGCTTGAGGCCGACCATCCAAGAGGTGGTGTACTGCCTGGAAACTGTAGTTGAGCCcctgcaggtgcaggtgcagatGTAA
- the LOC136527440 gene encoding tyrosine-sulfated glycopeptide receptor 1-like isoform X2 — MSASTAYLVLCKSVSPQFLAFLSSFTGPLPSSICSNAPSLAMLDLFLNDLSGTVSPEFGNCSKLTVLKAGRNNLTGGLPHEMFNATSLEHLSFPNNNLQGALDGSSLVKLSNLIFLDLGSNGLEGEMPDSIGQLGRLEELHLDNNLMIGELPSALSNCRSLKYITLRNNSFVGDLSRVNFTQMDLRTADFSLNKFSGRIPESIYACSNLIALRLAYNNFQGQFSPRIANLRSLSFLSVTNNSFTDITDALQNLNRCKNLTSLLIGTNFKGETIPQNAAIDGFQNLRVLTIDACPLVGTIPLWLSKLTKLEILDLSYNHLTGTIPSWINRLELLFFLDISSNRLTGDIPPELMDMPMLQSDKNAAKLDMKFLELPVFWTQSRQYRLLNAFPNVLNLCNNSLTGIIPQGIGQLKVLNVLNFSTNSLSGEIPQQICNLTNLQTLDLSNNQLTGELPTALSNLHFLSWFNVSNNDLEGPVPSGGQFNTFTNSSYIGNSKLCGPMLSVHCGPVEEPPASMKRRHKKTIFALALGVFFGGLAMLFLLGRLILFIRSTKSADRNKSSSNRDIEATSFNSVSEHIKGSILVMVPRGKGESNNITFNDILKATNNFDQQNIIGCGGNGLVYKAELPCGSKLAIKKLNGEMCLMEREFTAEVEALSMAQHENLVPLWGYCIQGNTRLLIYSFMENGSLDDWLHNKDNANSFLDWPIRLKIAQGAGRGLSYIHNTCNPNIVHRDIKSSNILLDREFNAYVADFGLARLILPYNTHVTTELVGTLGYIPPEYGQAWVATLRGDIYSFGVVLLELLTGKRPVQVLTKSKELVQWVREMRSQGKDIEVLDPALRGRGHDDQMLNVLEVACKCINHNPGLRPTIQEVVYCLETVVEPLQVQVQM, encoded by the exons ATGTCAGCTTCAACAGCCTATCTGGTCCTCTGCAAGAGCGTCAGTCCCCAATTTCTGGCCTTCCTCTCAAG CTTTACAGGACCATTGCCATCCTCTATTTGCAGCAACGCCCCATCACTTGCCATGcttgatcttttcttaaatgACCTCAGTGGCACTGTTTCCCCAGAGTTTGGCAATTGCTCCAAGTTGACAGTACTCAAGGCTGGCCGCAACAACCTTACCGGAGGTCTACCCCATGAAATGTTCAATGCTACCTCATTGGAGCACCTCTCTTTTCCAAACAATAATTTGCAAGGGGCACTTGATGGTTCCAGCCTAGTCAAACTCAGTAATCTGATATTCCTTGACCTTGGATCAAATGGGCTTGAAGGAGAGATGCCAGATTCTATTGGGCAGCTGGGAAGATTGGAGGAGCTCCACTTAGACAACAACCTGATGATCGGAGAGCTGCCATCGGCCCTAAGTAACTGCAGAAGTCTCAAGTATATCACCCTCAGAAACAATAGTTTTGTGGGAGATCTTAGCAGAGTTAACTTCACCCAGATGGATCTGAGGACTGCAGATTTTTCACTGAACAAATTCAGTGGAAGAATTCCTGAAAGCATATATGCATGCAGTAATCTAATTGCTTTGCGATTGGCTTACAACAATTTTCAAGGCCAGTTCTCACCAAGAATAGCCAATCTCAGATCCCTTTCCTTCCTTTCAGTTACCAATAACTCATTTACAGATATCACAGATGCACTTCAGAATCTCAACAGATGCAAGAACCTTACCTCCTTGCTAATTGGAACCAACTTCAAAGGGGAAACCATACCACAGAATGCAGCAATTGATGGTTTTCAGAATCTTCGGGTCCTAACCATAGATGCATGCCCATTGGTTGGGACAATCCCTCTTTGGTTATCAAAACTCACAAAATTGGAGATATTAGATCTATCATACAATCACCTTACTGGAACAATACCATCCTGGATTAACAGGCTGGAACTCCTCTTCTTTCTGGACATATCAAGCAACAGGCTTACAGGGGATATCCCACCTGAATTGATGGACATGCCAATGCTACAATCTGACAAGAATGCTGCCAAGTTGGACATGAAGTTCCTTGAGTTACCTGTATTTTGGACACAATCGCGTCAATACCGTTTGCTCAATGCTTTCCCCAATGTATTGAATCTATGCAACAATAGCTTGACAGGCATAATTCCCCAAGGGATTGGTCAGTTGAAAGTGCTCAATGTCCTCAACTTTAGCACCAACAGCTTATCTGGAGAAATACCACAACAAATTTGCAACCTCACCAACCTGCAAACTCTAGACTTGTCAAATAACCAGCTCACAGGTGAACTACCAACTGCACTGAGTAATCTTCACTTCCTTTCTTGGTTCAATGTGTCTAACAACGACCTAGAAGGGCCAGTTCCAAGTGGAGGACAGTTTAATACCTTTACAAATTCTAGCTACATTGGAAATTCCAAGCTATGTGGTCCTATGCTCAGTGTCCATTGTGGCCCGGTAGAAGAACCTCCAGCCTCAATGAAAAGGAGGCACAAGAAGACCATCTTTGCGCTTGCCTTAGGTGTGTTCTTTGGAGGGCTTGCCATGCTTTTCTTGCTCGGACGTCTTATTCTGTTCATCAGAAGCACAAAATCTGCTGACAGAAACAAGAGCAGCAGCAACAGGGACATTGAAGCAACTTCATTCAACTCTGTTTCAGAGCACATAAAGGGAAGCATTTTGGTGATGGTACCTCGAGGAAAGGGAGAATCAAACAATATCACATTCAATGATATCTTGAAGGCCACAAATAATTTTGATCAGCAGAACATTATTGGTTGTGGAGGTAATGGTCTAGTCTATAAGGCTGAGCTACCTTGTGGATCCAAGCTTGCGATCAAGAAACTCAATGGAGAAATGTGTCTGATGGAAAGAGAATTCACAGCAGAGGTTGAAGCACTCTCTATGGCACAACATGAGAATCTTGTGCCACTATGGGGTTATTGTATCCAGGGAAACACGAGGCTCCTCATATATTCTTTCATGGAGAATGGGAGTCTTGATGATTGGCTTCACAACAAGGACAATGCCAACTCATTTCTTGATTGGCCAATAAGGCTCAAGATTGCACAAGGAGCAGGTCGGGGCCTTTCTTATATCCACAACACCTGCAACCCTAACATTGTTCATCGTGACATCAAGTCCAGCAACATCTTACTTGACAGAGAATTCAATGCTTATGTTGCTGATTTTGGCCTGGCAAGATTGATCCTTCCTTACAACACACATGTCACGACAGAGCTGGTAGGCACTCTGGGTTACATTCCTCCCGAGTATGGCCAGGCCTGGGTGGCCACACTGAGAGGTGATATATATAGTTTTGGAGTGGTCTTGCTTGAGCTGCTCACAGGGAAGAGGCCCGTCCAGGTTTTGACCAAGTCGAAGGAACTTGTCCAATGGGTAAGGGAGATGAGGTCCCAAGGAAAGGATATTGAGGTCTTGGATCCTGCTCTTAGAGGAAGAGGACATGACGACCAAATGCTGAATGTGCTTGAAGTAGCCTGTAAGTGCATCAACCACAATCCTGGCTTGAGGCCGACCATCCAAGAGGTGGTGTACTGCCTGGAAACTGTAGTTGAGCCcctgcaggtgcaggtgcagatGTAA
- the LOC136527441 gene encoding ribonuclease H2 subunit A-like, with protein MAAPVPEWATKEPCLMGIDEAGRGPVLGPMVYGCMYCASSYNNTLATLKFADSKTLKEEQREELFESLKVNSSIGWEVDVICPKDLSAKMLKKSKVNLNEISHNSAMGLVRKVIDMGVLLAEVYIDTVGDPEKYRIKLTEKFPGIKFVVAKKADSLYPVVSGASIVAKVTRDRALRNWVFDETALNMHMKTGSGYPGDPDTKQWLEDHKHPVFGFPTLVRFSWGTCTPFFKDAVQVTWESDEVDEDGTGNGSTKRQVKLSSLGFTGFKRKTEDIESSGKGRCKFFQARKLELVRKFQ; from the exons ATGGCGGCGCCGGTGCCGGAGTGGGCTACCAAGGAGCCCTGCCTCATGGGGATCGACGAGGCCGGCCGTGGCCCTGTCCTTG GTCCTATGGTGTATGGATGCATGTACTGCGCGAGCTCTTACAATAACACTCTTGCCACTCTCAAGTTCGCAG ATTCAAAGACCTTGAAGGAGGAACAAAGAGAGGAGCTATTTGAAAGTTTAAAGGTCAATAGCTCTATTGGGTGGGAAGTGGATGTCATATGCCCAAAGGATCTATCTGCTAAAATGTTAAAAAA GTCAAAAGTTAATCTGAATGAAATATCACATAACTCTGCCATGGGCCTTGTTAGGAAAGTGATTGACATGGGAGTTCTACTGGCAGAA GTATATATAGATACAGTGGGAGATCCTGAAAAGTATAGGATCAAGCTGACAGAAAAGTTTCCAGGAATCAAATTTGTGGTCGCCAAAAAAGCTGATAGCCTTTACCCTGTTGTTAGTGGAGCAAGTATAGTTGCAAAG GTCACTAGGGACAGAGCCTTGCGAAACTGGGTGTTTGATGAAACAGCTCTGAATATGCACATGAAGACCGGATCAGGATATCCAGGAG ACCCTGATACTAAGCAATGGTTAGAAGATCACAAGCATCCGGTGTTTGGCTTCCCAACTTTAGTTCGTTTTAGCTGGGGAACTTGCACGCCCTTCTTCAAGGATGCAGTTCAGGTTACATG GGAGTCTGATGAAGTTGACGAAGATGGGACTGGCAATGGAAGCACCAAGCGACAGGTCAAGCTCTCAAGCCTAGGCTTTACTGGCTTCAAAAGGAAGACTGAGGATATCGAATCAAGCGGAAAAGGCCGCTGCAAATTCTTCCAGGCTCGCAAACTTGAGCTGGTCAGGAAGTTCCAGTGA